In Longimicrobiales bacterium, a genomic segment contains:
- the mutS gene encoding DNA mismatch repair protein MutS yields the protein MASSDTPLMQQWRDAKSRHRDSLLFFRVGDFYELFHGDAEEGAKLLGLTLTSRNNGAAAKVPLAGVPAKALDDYLSRLVKLGRRVAICDQVEDPALAKGLVKREVTETVTPGTVLADNLLSERRNNFLVALVGSPDGSHGLATLDVSTGELSVQRVPEGELRAELGRLEPSEVLLPRALAESPEVAFAAPSTLPRTVRDDWMFEEDIAAAELLKAYSVQSLDGFGFQSHDDALIRAGGALIQYLAEIRPAGVTHLKAVQIRRPGRVMLLDEMTRRNLELIEPLRSGEEGGTLLDVLDGSVTPMGGRLLRRWILEPLVVADEIWTRQEAVAECVASPELRDALRRALKGVSDLERLAGKIGTLRVGPRDLGSLRNSLESLPAVAEAAGNASSDLTQSLGTDLDCMKDVLELLASAVADDPPAALHDGGVIRTGWSQELDEIRAVRDGARDFIASLQTRERERSGISSLKVGFNKVFGYYLEVTKANLDKVPDDFVRKQTLTNGERYFTPELKEWEEKVFGAEDRIGQLEVELFAGVRAQVAGAVPRLQDSGARIAALDVLSAFAHIAVRHQYVRPEIHTGFDLEIRAGRHPVVETMMPRDEFIPNDIVLDDHGHIVVLTGPNMAGKSTVLRQIGLIQLLGQLGSFVPADAARLPVSDRIFTRVGASDNLARGQSTFMVEMSETAAIVHGATDRSLVLLDEIGRGTSTYDGVSIAWAVTEHIHEHIGAKTIFATHYHELTQLGDQLDGVKNMNVSVREVGEEIVFLRRLADGGADRSYGIQVARLAGLPDGIVSRARELLAELEGTHTSGGEGLGRHGAHGPDSEGPQEQLSMFQVEHPTVTRLKAIDPNELSPKEALDLLYELGNATRLGEDD from the coding sequence ATGGCCTCCTCTGATACCCCGCTCATGCAGCAGTGGCGTGACGCCAAGTCGCGCCATCGGGACTCGCTCCTCTTCTTTCGGGTGGGCGACTTCTACGAGCTATTCCATGGTGATGCCGAGGAGGGAGCGAAGCTCCTGGGTCTCACCCTCACCTCACGGAACAACGGTGCGGCGGCGAAGGTCCCGCTCGCGGGTGTGCCCGCGAAGGCTCTCGACGACTACCTCTCGCGGCTCGTCAAGCTCGGACGGCGTGTCGCGATCTGTGACCAGGTGGAGGACCCGGCACTCGCCAAGGGCTTGGTCAAACGCGAGGTGACCGAAACCGTGACGCCGGGGACTGTTCTCGCAGACAATCTGCTCTCCGAACGGCGTAACAATTTTCTGGTAGCGCTTGTGGGGAGCCCGGATGGCTCGCACGGACTGGCCACACTCGATGTGTCCACCGGAGAGCTGTCGGTCCAGCGTGTCCCCGAAGGTGAGCTTCGCGCGGAGCTTGGCCGCCTCGAACCATCTGAGGTCCTTCTGCCCCGAGCCCTCGCGGAGAGCCCCGAGGTTGCCTTCGCCGCGCCTTCGACGTTGCCCCGCACCGTTCGTGACGACTGGATGTTCGAGGAGGATATTGCGGCTGCCGAGTTGCTCAAGGCCTATTCGGTTCAGTCGCTGGATGGGTTTGGCTTCCAGTCGCACGACGACGCACTGATTCGTGCCGGTGGCGCCCTGATTCAGTACCTGGCTGAGATTCGTCCGGCGGGTGTGACGCACCTCAAGGCCGTTCAAATCCGACGTCCAGGGCGGGTGATGCTCCTCGACGAGATGACCCGTAGAAATCTCGAACTGATCGAGCCTCTTCGCTCCGGTGAAGAAGGCGGAACGCTTCTCGACGTTCTCGACGGGTCCGTGACCCCGATGGGTGGCCGGCTCCTTCGTCGCTGGATTCTGGAGCCCTTGGTCGTCGCCGACGAAATCTGGACGCGCCAGGAGGCCGTGGCAGAGTGCGTCGCTTCGCCGGAACTCCGAGATGCTCTGCGAAGAGCCCTAAAAGGCGTGAGTGACCTGGAGCGACTCGCCGGCAAGATTGGAACGCTCAGGGTCGGGCCCCGTGACCTCGGGAGTCTTCGGAACTCGCTTGAGAGCCTGCCTGCGGTTGCTGAAGCGGCCGGTAACGCGTCGTCTGACCTGACCCAAAGTCTCGGCACCGACCTCGACTGCATGAAGGACGTGCTCGAATTGCTCGCATCGGCGGTTGCCGATGATCCCCCGGCGGCACTTCACGACGGGGGCGTGATCCGGACGGGTTGGTCGCAAGAGCTTGATGAGATCCGTGCCGTCCGGGACGGTGCACGCGACTTCATTGCGAGCCTTCAGACTCGGGAGCGCGAGCGGTCGGGCATCTCGTCCCTGAAGGTCGGTTTCAACAAAGTGTTCGGATACTATCTCGAGGTGACCAAGGCCAACCTCGACAAGGTGCCTGATGACTTCGTCCGGAAGCAGACCCTCACGAACGGCGAGCGCTACTTCACTCCGGAACTCAAGGAATGGGAGGAGAAGGTCTTCGGGGCCGAAGATCGTATCGGGCAGCTCGAGGTCGAGCTTTTTGCCGGAGTGCGAGCCCAGGTCGCCGGAGCCGTTCCGAGGCTGCAGGATTCCGGCGCCAGGATTGCGGCGCTCGACGTCCTGTCCGCCTTCGCCCACATAGCCGTCCGCCATCAATACGTTCGCCCGGAGATCCATACGGGCTTCGACCTGGAGATTCGGGCGGGTCGGCATCCTGTCGTCGAGACCATGATGCCGCGCGACGAATTCATTCCCAACGACATCGTACTCGATGATCACGGGCACATCGTCGTGCTCACCGGCCCGAACATGGCTGGCAAGAGCACAGTCTTGAGGCAGATCGGCCTTATCCAACTGCTTGGCCAACTGGGTTCTTTCGTCCCCGCCGACGCGGCCCGACTACCGGTGTCAGATCGGATTTTCACCCGCGTGGGTGCGTCGGACAATCTGGCCCGCGGGCAGTCCACCTTTATGGTGGAGATGAGCGAGACCGCGGCCATCGTCCACGGCGCGACTGATCGGAGCCTCGTACTGCTCGATGAAATCGGGCGAGGCACGTCGACCTACGACGGGGTGTCGATCGCCTGGGCGGTCACCGAGCACATTCACGAACACATTGGTGCGAAGACGATCTTCGCGACTCACTACCATGAGCTCACCCAGCTGGGCGATCAGCTCGATGGTGTGAAAAACATGAATGTTTCCGTTCGTGAGGTAGGTGAGGAGATCGTATTTCTTAGGCGACTCGCAGACGGAGGCGCTGATCGATCATATGGAATTCAGGTCGCGCGGCTCGCTGGTCTGCCCGACGGGATCGTATCGAGGGCCCGGGAACTTCTCGCGGAGCTCGAGGGAACACATACCAGTGGTGGGGAGGGACTCGGTCGACATGGGGCGCATGGCCCAGACTCGGAGGGGCCGCAGGAACAGCTCTCTATGTTTCAGGTCGAGCATCCGACGGTGACCCGACTTAAGGCCATCGATCCGAATGAACTGAGTCCGAAAGAGGCTCTCGACCTTCTGTATGAACTCGGCAACGCGACCCGGCTCGGGGAAGACGATTGA